One Erythrobacter sp. SDW2 genomic region harbors:
- a CDS encoding LytTR family DNA-binding domain-containing protein, whose amino-acid sequence MSDPTPALRTLIVDDEPLAVERMQVICAKIPALSVVGTASDGEAALRLVEALRPDLVLLDMTMPGLDGLGVARKLGKHETHPAVIFVTAHDHFAVEAFDTDAVDYVLKPVAQDRLARAIDRAVARRGEVRSGTNSEWLQELWVPHRSELIRIETAQVGRIDAERDYVRLHVGEGDLARTYLLLQTIAGLEKRLDPADFIRIHRSTILRKDRIRGLRHDGLGVWSVELEDGEALRIGRTYLPKVKAMAGR is encoded by the coding sequence ATGAGCGATCCCACCCCCGCGCTGCGCACCTTGATTGTCGATGACGAACCGCTCGCGGTCGAGCGGATGCAGGTCATCTGCGCCAAGATCCCCGCGCTGAGTGTCGTCGGCACCGCCAGCGACGGCGAGGCCGCCCTGCGGCTGGTCGAAGCTCTGCGACCCGATCTGGTGCTGCTCGACATGACCATGCCCGGGCTCGACGGGCTCGGCGTCGCGCGCAAGCTCGGCAAGCACGAGACGCACCCGGCGGTGATCTTCGTCACCGCGCATGATCACTTTGCGGTCGAGGCCTTCGATACCGACGCAGTCGATTATGTCCTCAAGCCCGTGGCACAGGACCGGCTGGCCCGCGCGATCGACCGCGCCGTCGCCCGCCGCGGCGAGGTGCGCAGCGGAACCAACAGCGAATGGTTGCAGGAACTGTGGGTGCCGCATCGTTCCGAACTGATCCGCATCGAAACCGCGCAGGTCGGCCGGATAGATGCCGAGCGCGACTATGTCCGGTTGCATGTCGGCGAAGGCGACCTCGCGCGGACCTACCTGCTACTCCAGACCATCGCCGGCCTTGAAAAGCGGCTCGATCCGGCGGACTTTATCCGCATCCACCGCTCGACCATCCTGCGGAAGGACCGCATTCGCGGCCTGCGCCATGATGGCTTGGGCGTGTGGTCCGTCGAGCTGGAAGATGGCGAGGCGCTGCGTATCGGCCGCACCTATCTGCCGAAGGTCAAGGCGATGGCCGGGCGGTAA
- a CDS encoding sensor histidine kinase — protein sequence MLAEETQEADEMARVPLRQVLLSIAGLWFCYFVLITLRSSIVGLDFFGELLWRRALVCLAGAGITFVMWMLLRLFDHRRMWMQVVAALVLAVPTAILTAQANQMLFAPVQDQVQSRMAENRGFKIGRDEAGNIIIEAPVPDSPDTDGALGPDGATAQVVLPASSAKDEQWIGLVELALSRYFLLLAWAALYLALLAGARAQAAERRGERFRSAAKAAELRSLRYQVNPHFLFNTLNSLSSLVMTGKAERAEEMIQAMSNFYRHSLADDTTADVRLEDEFALQQHYLDIEMLRFPERLKVRFDLPPALASCRVPGMILQPLVENAVKYGVAPVNRPVSVVVSADEEFDRLVIRVTDDGPGVPKGTKPGFGIGLANVKDRIEARFGRDATITSGPVEDGYVSELRLPIERKAAA from the coding sequence ATGCTTGCAGAAGAAACACAGGAAGCGGACGAAATGGCGCGGGTTCCGCTGCGCCAGGTGCTGCTGTCGATCGCGGGCCTGTGGTTCTGCTATTTCGTCTTGATCACCTTGCGCAGTTCGATTGTCGGGCTCGATTTCTTCGGCGAATTGCTGTGGCGGCGGGCACTGGTTTGTCTGGCGGGTGCAGGCATCACTTTCGTGATGTGGATGTTGTTGCGGCTGTTTGACCATCGCCGGATGTGGATGCAGGTGGTGGCGGCGCTGGTGCTGGCCGTACCGACAGCCATCCTTACCGCCCAAGCGAACCAGATGCTGTTCGCACCCGTGCAGGACCAAGTCCAAAGCAGGATGGCGGAGAACCGCGGCTTCAAGATCGGCCGCGATGAAGCGGGCAATATCATCATCGAAGCCCCCGTTCCGGATTCGCCCGATACCGACGGGGCGCTCGGTCCCGACGGCGCGACGGCGCAAGTCGTCCTTCCTGCATCGAGCGCGAAGGATGAGCAGTGGATCGGCCTCGTCGAGCTCGCGCTGAGCCGCTACTTCCTGCTGCTCGCCTGGGCGGCGCTCTATCTCGCTTTGCTGGCCGGGGCGCGAGCGCAGGCGGCGGAGCGGCGCGGGGAGCGCTTCCGCAGCGCCGCCAAGGCGGCCGAACTGCGGTCCCTACGCTACCAGGTCAACCCGCATTTCCTGTTCAACACGCTCAACTCGCTGTCCTCGCTGGTGATGACCGGCAAGGCCGAGCGGGCCGAGGAAATGATCCAGGCGATGAGCAATTTCTACCGCCACAGCTTGGCTGACGACACCACCGCCGATGTCCGGCTGGAAGACGAGTTCGCGCTGCAGCAGCACTATCTCGATATCGAGATGCTGCGCTTCCCCGAACGGCTCAAGGTCCGCTTCGACTTGCCGCCCGCGCTCGCTTCGTGCCGGGTGCCGGGCATGATCCTGCAGCCGCTGGTCGAGAACGCGGTCAAATACGGCGTTGCCCCGGTCAATCGTCCCGTTTCCGTGGTGGTCAGCGCCGACGAGGAATTTGACCGGCTGGTGATCCGCGTCACCGATGACGGTCCCGGCGTGCCCAAGGGAACGAAACCCGGCTTCGGCATTGGCCTCGCCAATGTGAAGGACCGGATCGAGGCTCGTTTCGGCCGCGATGCCACCATCACTTCCGGTCCGGTCGAGGATGGCTATGTCAGCGAACTGCGGCTGCCCATTGAACGAAAGGCTGCGGCATGA
- a CDS encoding fumarate hydratase: MSDMTVIREEDLIESVADALQFISYYHPMDYILALGEAYKAEQGPAAKDAIAQILTNSRMCAEGHRPICQDTGIVNVFVKWGQGCRLDSKLSLQEVVDEGVRRAYNHPENKLRASILADPAFTRRNTRDNTPCVLSVEMVTGNTVSVDVAAKGGGSENKSRFKMMNPSDNIVDWVVEQIPSMGAGWCPPGMLGIGIGGTAEHCMKLAKLSLMEPIDMAQLKQRGAQTDLEQLRIDIFDAVNAQGVGAQGLGGLSTVLDVKILDAPCHAAGKPIAMIPNCAATRHAHFTLDGSGPAYLEQPDLSKWPDVQWEPDAAAKRVDLDHLTQEEVNSWQHGDRLLLSGKMLTGRDAAHKRIQDMLAKGEELPVSFKGRAIYYVGPVDPVMGEVVGPAGPTTATRMDKFTEMMLDLGLLAMIGKAERGANAVEVISRYKVAYLMATGGAAYLVARAIRESKVVAFEDLGMEAIYEFTVKDMPVTVAVDARGNNVHTLAPAQWKKRIAEEHLLA; this comes from the coding sequence ATGAGCGACATGACGGTTATCCGGGAGGAAGACCTGATCGAAAGCGTCGCCGACGCGCTGCAGTTCATCTCCTACTATCACCCGATGGACTACATTCTCGCGCTGGGCGAAGCCTACAAGGCCGAGCAGGGCCCGGCGGCGAAGGATGCCATTGCCCAGATCCTGACCAACAGCCGAATGTGCGCCGAAGGGCACCGGCCGATCTGCCAGGACACCGGGATCGTCAACGTCTTCGTCAAATGGGGCCAGGGCTGTCGGCTCGATTCGAAGCTGAGCCTGCAGGAAGTGGTCGATGAAGGCGTCCGCCGCGCTTACAATCACCCCGAGAACAAGCTGCGTGCCTCGATCCTCGCGGATCCCGCCTTCACCCGCCGCAACACCCGTGACAATACGCCTTGCGTGTTGAGCGTCGAGATGGTGACGGGCAACACGGTGTCGGTCGACGTCGCGGCCAAGGGCGGCGGCAGCGAGAACAAGTCCAGGTTCAAGATGATGAACCCCAGCGATAATATCGTCGATTGGGTGGTCGAACAGATCCCTTCGATGGGTGCCGGCTGGTGTCCGCCGGGGATGCTCGGCATCGGTATCGGCGGCACGGCGGAACACTGCATGAAGCTGGCCAAGCTGAGCCTGATGGAACCGATCGACATGGCCCAGCTCAAGCAGCGCGGGGCTCAAACCGATCTGGAACAGCTGCGGATCGACATTTTCGATGCGGTCAATGCGCAAGGCGTCGGGGCACAGGGGCTGGGGGGGCTATCGACCGTGCTCGACGTCAAGATTCTCGATGCGCCCTGCCACGCGGCGGGCAAGCCGATCGCGATGATCCCCAACTGCGCCGCCACCCGCCATGCACACTTCACGCTCGACGGAAGCGGACCGGCCTACCTGGAGCAGCCAGACCTGTCGAAATGGCCCGATGTCCAGTGGGAACCCGATGCTGCGGCCAAGCGCGTCGATCTCGACCACCTGACGCAGGAAGAAGTCAACAGCTGGCAGCATGGCGACCGGCTGTTGCTCTCGGGCAAGATGCTGACCGGACGCGACGCCGCGCACAAGCGCATCCAGGACATGCTGGCCAAGGGCGAGGAACTGCCCGTCAGCTTCAAGGGCCGCGCGATCTATTACGTCGGCCCGGTCGATCCGGTGATGGGCGAGGTCGTCGGCCCGGCCGGCCCCACCACCGCCACCCGGATGGACAAGTTCACCGAGATGATGCTCGACCTTGGCCTGCTCGCCATGATCGGCAAGGCCGAGCGCGGCGCCAATGCGGTCGAGGTCATCAGCCGCTACAAGGTCGCCTATCTGATGGCGACCGGCGGCGCGGCCTATCTGGTGGCGCGGGCGATCAGGGAATCGAAGGTCGTGGCGTTCGAGGATCTCGGGATGGAGGCGATCTACGAGTTCACCGTCAAGGACATGCCGGTGACCGTCGCGGTCGATGCGCGCGGCAACAATGTCCACACGCTGGCCCCGGCGCAATGGAAGAAACGCATCGCCGAGGAACATTTGCTGGCCTGA
- a CDS encoding protein-L-isoaspartate O-methyltransferase, translating to MIDTATCPLDFAAARKAMLDSQLRTSGVNEPFVLARMGAVAREDYVPPEAQGYCYMDRAIALPGNGTLAQPVSHGKMLTAARPGAGESVLVVDNGNGYLTALVQPLAGKCDSVSVEDAAAGKKRGSYDLILVDGAIETFPAALAKRLADGGRVVTGLIDNGVTRLAVGRMAGKDVAFRNIEDIALPRLTIFDAPKGWSF from the coding sequence ATGATCGACACTGCCACCTGCCCGCTGGATTTCGCCGCCGCCCGCAAGGCCATGCTGGACAGCCAGCTACGCACCTCGGGCGTCAACGAGCCCTTCGTGCTCGCTCGCATGGGTGCGGTTGCGCGCGAAGACTATGTCCCGCCCGAAGCGCAGGGCTATTGCTACATGGATCGCGCGATCGCGCTGCCGGGCAATGGAACGCTGGCCCAGCCGGTTTCGCACGGCAAGATGCTGACCGCTGCCCGGCCCGGTGCGGGCGAGAGCGTGCTGGTGGTCGACAACGGCAATGGTTACCTGACCGCACTGGTCCAACCGCTCGCCGGCAAGTGCGACAGTGTGTCGGTTGAAGACGCGGCCGCGGGCAAGAAGCGCGGCAGCTATGACCTGATCCTGGTGGATGGTGCGATCGAGACTTTCCCGGCAGCGCTGGCCAAGCGGCTGGCCGATGGTGGCCGTGTGGTCACCGGCCTGATCGACAATGGCGTGACCCGCCTCGCAGTGGGCCGCATGGCTGGCAAGGACGTGGCCTTCCGCAATATCGAAGACATCGCCCTGCCACGCCTCACCATCTTTGACGCACCCAAGGGCTGGAGCTTCTGA
- a CDS encoding TolC family outer membrane protein, which produces MNRFARKAAWLGGAALLVAAPAQADTLREALVEAYNTNPTLAAARAQQRAEDENPNIQRAQGLPNVTATGQYVEFVKPSPNSFAPTERLFSVGPDLTVPIYSGGAVKNGIAAAKERVVAGQASLRGTESAIFSQVVAAYMDVLRTQALVSLNANQVDVLSVNLQATQDRYEIGDLTRTDVAQSESRLALATADLRSAQANLILARETYIQLVGSAPDELEPPPPLPGLPANPIVAVDTALENNPDLLAARQRAEAAGFDTKAAGAGRMPSVSVFAGLDYNDYFGTLQGGAPGLSQTETTASTGVRFSIPIFQGGLPAARQRQAAERENAALEQVIATERDVIAQTRAAFSSYQASLQVIESSQKAVSAAELSLEGVRAENSIGNRTILDVLNAEQELLRARAQLVTARRNAYVAGFSLLAAIGKAEARDLGLDGGALYDPLTNYEAVNGRIWDWDRPDDAAATSTRTVDIPPANAEIPQDAAGLPQP; this is translated from the coding sequence ATGAACCGTTTCGCCCGCAAGGCCGCCTGGCTGGGAGGCGCAGCGCTGCTCGTCGCTGCTCCGGCGCAGGCCGATACGCTGCGCGAGGCGCTGGTGGAGGCCTACAATACCAATCCGACCCTCGCCGCAGCCCGCGCCCAGCAGCGGGCCGAGGACGAGAACCCCAATATCCAGCGTGCGCAGGGCTTGCCCAATGTCACGGCGACCGGCCAGTATGTCGAGTTCGTCAAGCCTTCGCCCAATTCCTTTGCGCCGACCGAACGTCTGTTCAGCGTCGGGCCGGACCTGACAGTCCCGATCTATTCGGGTGGCGCAGTAAAGAACGGCATTGCTGCGGCCAAGGAACGTGTCGTGGCCGGCCAGGCGAGCCTCCGGGGAACCGAATCGGCGATCTTCAGCCAGGTTGTGGCCGCCTATATGGACGTGCTGCGGACCCAGGCGCTCGTCTCGCTCAACGCCAACCAGGTCGATGTCCTGTCTGTCAACCTGCAAGCGACACAGGACCGCTACGAAATCGGCGACCTGACCCGGACCGATGTCGCCCAGTCCGAATCGCGACTGGCGCTTGCGACCGCGGATTTGCGGAGTGCCCAGGCGAACCTGATCCTGGCACGTGAAACCTATATCCAGCTGGTCGGCTCGGCGCCCGACGAACTGGAGCCGCCTCCGCCGCTTCCCGGACTGCCCGCCAACCCGATCGTTGCGGTCGACACGGCATTGGAGAACAATCCCGACCTGCTCGCCGCGCGCCAGCGGGCCGAAGCTGCCGGCTTCGATACCAAGGCTGCCGGTGCCGGGAGGATGCCGAGTGTCTCGGTGTTCGCCGGGCTCGATTACAACGACTATTTCGGGACGCTGCAGGGCGGTGCTCCCGGCCTCTCGCAGACCGAGACCACTGCGAGCACGGGCGTTCGTTTCTCGATCCCGATTTTCCAGGGTGGCCTGCCCGCCGCTCGCCAGCGCCAGGCCGCCGAGCGCGAGAACGCCGCACTGGAGCAGGTCATTGCAACCGAGCGTGACGTCATCGCCCAGACCCGCGCCGCGTTCTCGAGCTACCAGGCATCGCTGCAGGTGATCGAAAGCTCGCAAAAGGCCGTCTCTGCCGCCGAGCTCAGCCTCGAAGGCGTGCGGGCAGAAAATTCGATCGGCAACCGCACCATTCTCGATGTGCTCAATGCCGAACAGGAACTGCTCCGCGCCCGCGCCCAGCTGGTGACGGCACGGCGCAATGCCTATGTCGCAGGCTTCTCGCTGCTTGCCGCGATAGGCAAGGCCGAGGCGCGCGACCTCGGCCTCGACGGCGGCGCGCTCTACGATCCGCTGACCAATTACGAGGCCGTCAACGGCCGCATCTGGGACTGGGACCGCCCCGACGATGCCGCCGCGACGTCAACGAGAACCGTTGACATTCCCCCGGCAAACGCAGAGATTCCACAGGACGCGGCGGGGTTGCCGCAGCCATAG
- a CDS encoding DUF2497 domain-containing protein, with translation MRQQGEASVEEILESIKKVIARDNRDGALDARRRRESEAQAEELTDEGAEEVLELDADAVVEDGEAEGAPLLTEAARESMRDNLAALAMLAEPGARPQIVRSGETSLEGLVREMLRPMLSQWLDTNLPPMVEQMVRDEIARIAGKKG, from the coding sequence ATGCGCCAGCAGGGCGAAGCCTCGGTCGAGGAAATTCTCGAATCGATCAAGAAAGTGATCGCGCGCGACAACCGCGATGGCGCGCTCGACGCGCGTCGTCGGCGCGAGAGCGAAGCTCAGGCGGAGGAGCTTACCGACGAGGGCGCGGAAGAGGTGCTTGAACTCGACGCCGATGCGGTGGTCGAGGATGGAGAGGCCGAAGGCGCCCCGCTGCTGACCGAAGCCGCTCGCGAATCGATGCGCGACAATCTTGCCGCGCTGGCAATGCTCGCCGAACCTGGTGCCAGGCCGCAGATCGTCCGATCGGGCGAGACTTCGCTCGAGGGGCTGGTGCGCGAAATGCTGCGCCCTATGCTGAGCCAGTGGCTCGACACCAACCTGCCGCCGATGGTCGAGCAGATGGTGCGCGACGAGATTGCCCGGATCGCCGGCAAGAAGGGCTGA
- a CDS encoding S9 family peptidase, whose translation MTKHLGTALALCLATSLSTPLLAQEADPAPMTARDLVTMPRLGAPAVSPDGKYAVYSVTVTDEETLARKSELYLRNLTDLDSAPVKLDLGESAFGVTFGADGLLYFLSDRPDEGTTDSEGTTEVWRAVLEANGNVTGPMQVTNISTPVEGFTLSPKADAIALWAPVSRDCEAFGCGTDGTAHLPGPGNGRLYDANDGFVRHWDEWETPGTYSRIFVFGLEDGRAVGDGEPLDGPADVDGALTGDAPTKPFGGAEEIAWAPDGSAVYFTARLADAREPLSTNLDIYRAALDGGPPENLTADNQATDTTPAASPDGRYLAWLAMERPTYEADRLRIMLRDLKTGAVQELTQDFDRSFGSLAWTPDSKWIVATAQDVLDTPAFRIDPKSGKVEKLDLMAGNEAHIGNVVPLAGDRLLFTRDSIGAPAELFLSAEWQQAKPLTQVASSKVGAMAATVTTRFSFAGANGDTVWGQITKLEDFDGAMPAILYIHGGPQGSFNDAWSTRWNPRVLASQGYAVISVDFHGSTGYGEAFTDAINRDWGGKPLEDLQKGLAAALALDPQIDGDRACAMGASYGGYMVNWIAGNWPDRFDCLVNHNGLFDNRAFYFSTEEKWFPRWDFGGSYAESAATYEKWNPVNHIDAWKTPMLVVLGEKDFRVPYTQGLGAFTVLQEKDIPAQLLVFPTENHWVLGAKNSLQWHDTVFAWLERWLKSDDEQTSEGEGEGEGE comes from the coding sequence ATGACAAAACATCTCGGGACTGCGCTGGCCCTCTGCCTCGCGACATCGCTTTCGACCCCGCTGCTGGCGCAAGAGGCCGACCCCGCGCCCATGACCGCGCGCGACCTCGTCACCATGCCGCGCCTCGGCGCGCCGGCGGTGTCGCCCGACGGCAAATATGCCGTCTATTCGGTCACTGTGACAGACGAGGAGACGCTGGCGCGCAAGAGCGAGCTCTACCTGCGCAACCTGACCGATCTCGATTCGGCGCCGGTCAAGTTGGACCTCGGCGAATCGGCTTTCGGCGTCACTTTCGGGGCTGATGGCCTGCTCTACTTCCTCTCGGACCGTCCCGACGAAGGCACCACCGACAGCGAAGGAACCACGGAGGTCTGGCGCGCGGTGCTCGAAGCCAATGGCAACGTCACCGGACCGATGCAGGTGACCAATATCAGCACCCCGGTCGAAGGCTTCACGCTATCGCCCAAGGCCGACGCGATTGCGCTGTGGGCTCCGGTGTCGCGCGACTGCGAAGCGTTCGGCTGCGGCACAGATGGCACGGCGCACCTGCCCGGTCCCGGCAACGGCCGCCTCTATGACGCCAATGACGGCTTCGTGCGCCATTGGGACGAATGGGAGACGCCGGGCACCTACAGCCGGATCTTCGTTTTCGGGCTGGAGGACGGCAGGGCGGTGGGCGATGGCGAACCACTCGATGGCCCGGCGGACGTAGATGGCGCTCTGACCGGCGATGCCCCGACCAAGCCCTTCGGCGGGGCTGAGGAAATCGCTTGGGCCCCCGACGGGTCGGCGGTCTATTTCACCGCCCGACTTGCCGACGCCCGGGAACCGTTGTCGACCAACCTCGACATCTATCGCGCCGCGCTCGATGGCGGGCCGCCAGAGAACCTCACTGCAGACAACCAGGCAACCGATACCACGCCGGCGGCTTCGCCCGACGGGCGCTACCTCGCCTGGCTGGCGATGGAGCGCCCGACCTATGAGGCCGACCGGCTGCGGATCATGCTGCGCGACCTCAAGACCGGCGCTGTCCAGGAGCTGACGCAGGACTTCGATCGCAGCTTCGGCTCGCTGGCATGGACACCCGATTCGAAATGGATCGTTGCCACCGCGCAGGACGTGCTCGACACGCCCGCTTTCCGGATCGATCCGAAGAGCGGAAAGGTCGAAAAACTCGATCTGATGGCGGGCAACGAGGCCCATATCGGCAATGTCGTGCCCTTGGCGGGCGATCGGCTGCTGTTCACCCGCGATTCGATCGGAGCACCGGCCGAGCTGTTCCTGTCCGCCGAGTGGCAACAGGCCAAGCCACTGACCCAGGTAGCCTCGTCCAAGGTCGGCGCGATGGCTGCGACTGTAACCACCCGCTTCAGCTTCGCCGGTGCCAATGGCGATACCGTGTGGGGCCAGATCACCAAGCTGGAGGATTTCGACGGCGCGATGCCCGCGATCCTCTACATCCACGGCGGCCCTCAGGGTTCGTTCAACGATGCCTGGTCGACCCGCTGGAATCCGCGCGTGCTGGCGAGCCAGGGCTATGCGGTGATCTCGGTCGATTTCCACGGCAGCACCGGATACGGCGAGGCCTTTACCGATGCGATCAACCGGGACTGGGGCGGCAAACCGCTGGAGGACCTGCAGAAAGGTCTCGCTGCCGCGCTCGCGCTCGATCCGCAAATCGATGGCGACCGCGCCTGCGCCATGGGCGCGAGCTATGGCGGCTACATGGTCAACTGGATCGCCGGCAACTGGCCCGACCGGTTCGACTGCCTGGTCAACCACAACGGCCTGTTCGACAACCGCGCGTTCTATTTCTCGACGGAAGAAAAATGGTTCCCGCGCTGGGACTTCGGCGGCTCCTATGCCGAATCGGCCGCAACCTATGAGAAGTGGAATCCGGTGAACCACATCGATGCGTGGAAGACGCCGATGCTGGTGGTGCTGGGCGAGAAGGATTTCCGAGTCCCCTATACTCAGGGACTGGGTGCCTTCACTGTGCTGCAGGAAAAGGATATCCCGGCGCAGTTGCTGGTCTTCCCGACCGAAAACCACTGGGTGCTGGGCGCCAAGAATTCGCTGCAGTGGCACGATACGGTGTTCGCGTGGCTTGAGCGCTGGCTGAAGTCCGACGACGAGCAAACGAGCGAGGGCGAGGGCGAGGGCGAGGGCGAGTGA
- a CDS encoding ferredoxin encodes MTSERQLDKARTALGFIGGETLTRHIFLCALSEKQKCCHREDGERAWKYLKRRFKELELNERFGLQRTKADCLQVCAAGPVAVVWPDRIWYHSCDEAALEAIIQQHLIGGVPVEQYRLRTAED; translated from the coding sequence GTGACATCCGAGCGCCAGCTCGACAAGGCCCGCACCGCGCTCGGCTTCATCGGCGGCGAGACGCTCACCCGGCACATCTTCCTCTGTGCGCTGAGCGAGAAGCAGAAATGCTGCCACCGCGAGGATGGCGAGCGGGCGTGGAAATATTTGAAGCGGCGCTTCAAGGAGCTCGAACTGAACGAAAGGTTCGGACTCCAGCGGACCAAGGCGGATTGCCTGCAAGTCTGCGCCGCCGGGCCAGTCGCGGTCGTCTGGCCCGACCGGATCTGGTATCATTCCTGCGATGAAGCTGCGCTGGAGGCGATCATCCAGCAGCACCTGATCGGTGGCGTGCCGGTTGAACAGTACCGGCTTCGCACAGCAGAGGATTAG
- a CDS encoding Rnf-Nqr domain containing protein, protein MVGKSPLDDPENAAFAWARYRRLMRFMFLATVGVVVIALALLYTNNNDVSPHFFIAVGLGIGFSMMLMSALMGLVFLSNGTGHDDSVDNRLPRNGED, encoded by the coding sequence ATGGTTGGCAAATCCCCGCTCGACGATCCCGAAAACGCGGCTTTCGCCTGGGCCCGCTATCGCCGGCTGATGCGCTTCATGTTTCTGGCGACCGTTGGCGTCGTCGTGATCGCGCTGGCATTGCTCTACACCAACAACAACGATGTCTCGCCGCACTTTTTCATCGCGGTCGGCCTCGGGATCGGTTTCTCGATGATGCTGATGAGCGCGCTGATGGGGCTGGTGTTCCTGAGCAACGGCACGGGACATGACGATTCGGTCGACAACCGCCTGCCCAGGAACGGCGAGGACTAA
- a CDS encoding CBS domain-containing protein has translation MEIGHLIAGRSPSDIISVDAGQPVREAVAILAGKRIGALPVMQDGSIVGIFSERDVVYRMAEEGTACLDKLVAQVMTAPPISVERNTTVIEALGLMTRRRIRHLPVMDNGSFVGFVSIGDLVKSRIDEVEHEAQAMREYITTA, from the coding sequence ATGGAAATCGGACATCTGATCGCCGGGCGCAGCCCCTCGGACATCATCAGCGTCGATGCGGGCCAACCGGTCCGCGAGGCTGTGGCGATCCTTGCCGGCAAGCGGATCGGGGCGCTGCCGGTGATGCAGGACGGCAGCATCGTCGGCATCTTTTCGGAGCGCGACGTGGTCTACCGCATGGCCGAGGAAGGCACTGCCTGCCTCGACAAGCTGGTGGCTCAGGTGATGACCGCGCCGCCGATCTCGGTCGAGAGAAACACGACGGTAATCGAAGCGCTGGGCCTTATGACCCGTCGGCGCATTCGCCACCTGCCGGTGATGGACAATGGCAGCTTTGTGGGCTTCGTTTCGATCGGCGACCTGGTGAAATCGCGGATCGACGAGGTCGAGCACGAGGCGCAGGCGATGCGCGAATATATCACCACGGCTTGA
- the erpA gene encoding iron-sulfur cluster insertion protein ErpA: MSETATLNPALTESAAARVRRIAEKQGKPAILRLAVEGGGCSGFQYKFELADAVESDDTQTQTDGVTLVVDPVSLDLVAGCTVDFVESLGGAAFRVENPQAAAGCGCGSSFGI, encoded by the coding sequence ATGAGCGAGACTGCTACCCTCAACCCGGCCCTGACCGAATCCGCCGCCGCGCGGGTGCGCCGGATCGCGGAGAAGCAGGGCAAGCCCGCTATCTTGCGGCTCGCCGTCGAGGGCGGAGGCTGCTCGGGCTTCCAGTACAAGTTCGAATTGGCCGATGCGGTGGAAAGCGACGACACCCAGACGCAAACCGACGGTGTTACGCTGGTGGTGGATCCGGTCAGCCTCGATCTTGTTGCCGGGTGCACCGTCGATTTCGTCGAATCGCTCGGAGGGGCGGCGTTCCGGGTGGAGAATCCGCAAGCCGCCGCAGGTTGCGGTTGCGGTTCGAGCTTCGGCATCTAA
- the xth gene encoding exodeoxyribonuclease III: MRIATFNINGIKARLPRLIEWLEETRPAVACLQEIKTQDEGFPAEELEKIGYHAIWHGQKSFNGVAILADGVKPVEVQRGLGIDGPKEGEGEQARYLEAEVNGVRICNLYLPNGNPHPGPKFDYKLAWMEKLRARMAEIWAEEMPAVVLGDFNVIPEDKDVWSPKAMADDALMQPESRDAYHQLLADGWTDAINARNPRGGVWTYWDYQAGAWQRDHGFRIDHCLLSPELADRLVACGVDKEYRGREKASDHTPVWVEVAV; encoded by the coding sequence ATGCGGATCGCTACATTCAACATCAATGGCATCAAGGCGCGGCTGCCGCGCCTGATCGAATGGCTCGAGGAAACACGGCCCGCGGTCGCCTGCCTGCAGGAAATCAAGACGCAGGACGAAGGCTTCCCCGCCGAGGAACTCGAGAAGATCGGCTATCACGCGATCTGGCACGGGCAGAAGAGCTTCAACGGCGTGGCGATCCTCGCCGACGGGGTGAAACCGGTCGAGGTGCAACGCGGACTCGGCATCGATGGCCCGAAGGAGGGCGAGGGCGAGCAGGCGCGCTATCTGGAAGCCGAGGTCAACGGCGTGCGCATCTGCAACCTTTATCTCCCCAACGGCAACCCCCATCCCGGACCCAAGTTCGACTACAAGCTGGCGTGGATGGAGAAGTTGCGCGCGCGCATGGCGGAGATCTGGGCCGAGGAAATGCCGGCCGTGGTGCTGGGCGACTTCAACGTCATCCCGGAAGACAAAGACGTCTGGTCGCCCAAGGCCATGGCCGACGATGCGTTGATGCAGCCGGAATCGCGCGATGCTTACCACCAACTGCTGGCTGACGGCTGGACCGACGCGATCAACGCCCGCAACCCGCGCGGTGGGGTCTGGACCTATTGGGATTACCAAGCCGGCGCGTGGCAGCGTGACCATGGCTTCCGCATCGACCACTGCCTGCTCTCGCCCGAGCTGGCCGACCGGCTCGTCGCCTGCGGGGTCGACAAGGAATACCGGGGGCGCGAGAAGGCGAGCGACCACACGCCGGTGTGGGTCGAAGTCGCGGTCTAG